The Chryseolinea soli genome contains a region encoding:
- a CDS encoding GlxA family transcriptional regulator, translating into MQTPGKFDFSQTPPITAVFVIPPRVHLLDMSGPAHIFYEASDFGVPIRLAFTSTYARVSEETSSSGLAFAHLESFEGLDLQEGDLIFVPGLESHYLTDTVFYDSIQPFLAWLGHQHAKGVKVCSVCTGAFLVAEAGLLNHRQTTTHWKFQQLLKDRYVHAEVLTNRLFVFQEGIYSSAGVTSGIDLALFMLEELYGSNFAARVAREVVIYMRRGVEDPQLSIFLQYRNHLEDRVHKIQEWLSHNLDKKHTADQLAERIHTSGRNLTRLFKDTTGITIGQYVEKLRVEHALHLLRENEKVETVARSCGLQSTNQLRSLLKKHAGLLPSDVMS; encoded by the coding sequence ATGCAAACCCCAGGGAAATTCGATTTTTCACAAACCCCTCCGATCACGGCGGTTTTCGTTATCCCACCGCGCGTTCACTTGCTGGACATGAGCGGGCCGGCCCACATTTTTTATGAGGCTTCGGATTTTGGTGTGCCGATACGGCTGGCATTCACCTCCACCTATGCCCGTGTCTCCGAAGAGACCAGCTCCAGCGGTCTGGCTTTTGCACATTTGGAGAGTTTCGAGGGGTTGGATCTGCAAGAAGGTGATCTCATTTTTGTGCCCGGCCTGGAATCGCACTATCTCACCGACACGGTATTCTACGATTCCATTCAACCCTTCCTGGCCTGGCTGGGGCATCAGCACGCCAAGGGTGTCAAGGTTTGCTCGGTGTGCACGGGCGCGTTCCTGGTGGCCGAAGCGGGACTGCTGAACCACCGGCAAACAACGACACACTGGAAATTTCAGCAGCTGCTCAAGGACCGGTACGTCCACGCCGAGGTGCTCACCAACCGCCTGTTTGTCTTCCAGGAGGGTATTTACTCCAGCGCGGGCGTTACCTCCGGCATCGACCTCGCGCTTTTTATGCTGGAAGAGTTATACGGATCGAATTTCGCCGCGCGGGTGGCGCGTGAAGTGGTGATCTATATGCGCCGGGGCGTGGAAGATCCGCAGCTCAGCATCTTTTTGCAGTACCGGAATCACCTGGAAGACCGTGTCCATAAAATACAGGAATGGCTTTCACACAACCTCGACAAAAAACATACAGCCGACCAATTAGCCGAACGCATTCACACCAGCGGCCGCAACCTGACGCGACTATTCAAAGACACGACGGGAATCACCATCGGACAATACGTTGAAAAGCTAAGGGTAGAGCACGCCCTTCATCTACTCCGCGAAAATGAGAAAGTAGAAACCGTCGCCCGTTCGTGTGGTCTTCAGAGCACAAACCAATTGCGTTCGCTTTTGAAAAAGCACGCCGGGCTGCTGCCTTCCGATGTGATGTCCTGA
- a CDS encoding CopD family protein: MTFLYLKAVHIIFIVTWFAGLFYMPRLFVYIIESHSKPEPERTILLKQLNMMASRLWFAITWPSAIVTLIMGTLLLINQPSFLQQGFMHVKLTLVVLLYGYHFSLHYLFKQLQRGVVKYTSQQLRFWNEVSTLFLISIVFIIVLKSALSMVWGLVGLLAVIIAITLGIRLYKKYRKNE, translated from the coding sequence ATGACATTCCTGTATCTCAAAGCCGTTCACATCATCTTTATTGTCACGTGGTTTGCCGGATTGTTTTATATGCCCCGGCTGTTTGTTTACATCATCGAAAGCCACAGCAAACCCGAACCGGAGCGCACCATTCTTTTGAAGCAATTGAACATGATGGCCTCACGCCTTTGGTTTGCCATTACGTGGCCTTCGGCGATCGTTACCCTGATCATGGGAACATTGTTGCTGATCAATCAACCTTCGTTTTTGCAGCAAGGGTTTATGCACGTAAAGCTCACGCTGGTTGTTTTGCTCTACGGCTATCATTTTTCACTGCATTATTTGTTTAAGCAATTGCAGCGGGGCGTTGTAAAATACACCTCGCAACAGCTGCGTTTTTGGAATGAGGTATCCACCCTGTTTCTCATCAGCATCGTTTTTATCATCGTGTTGAAAAGCGCGCTGAGTATGGTGTGGGGATTGGTTGGACTATTGGCGGTGATTATCGCCATTACGCTGGGGATTCGACTTTATAAAAAATATAGAAAAAATGAATAA
- a CDS encoding DUF2141 domain-containing protein gives MKNTLYSILLMAALAIAGHNTLAQGSNLQVVVKNIKNAKGEIRVGLFNNEETFLKTPIDGKIVSATEGSVTVVFSNVVPGDYAISVVHDANKNGKLDYTSLGIPKEGVAFGNNAVGSFGPPAFDKAKINLNGQDLTCTLEMKYY, from the coding sequence ATGAAGAACACATTGTATTCCATCCTGCTGATGGCCGCCCTGGCGATTGCCGGTCACAACACTTTGGCACAAGGCTCAAACCTGCAGGTGGTGGTGAAAAATATCAAAAACGCCAAGGGCGAGATTCGCGTGGGGCTGTTCAACAACGAAGAGACCTTTCTCAAAACCCCCATCGACGGCAAGATCGTTTCCGCCACGGAAGGCTCCGTCACCGTGGTGTTCTCAAACGTGGTGCCCGGCGACTATGCTATCAGCGTGGTACACGACGCTAACAAGAACGGCAAACTGGACTATACCAGCCTGGGCATTCCCAAAGAGGGCGTGGCTTTTGGCAACAATGCCGTGGGCTCATTCGGACCGCCGGCGTTCGACAAGGCCAAGATCAACCTGAACGGCCAGGACCTCACCTGTACCCTTGAAATGAAGTATTATTAG
- a CDS encoding MOSC domain-containing protein: MSRLTLSEIWIYPIKSLGGISLTQARVMKKGLQYDRRWMLVDDAGVFLTQRVHPIMALFKTSIDDTNLTVRFQEHTLQLSLAPTYDPNPLTVTIWDDTVTAHEVNPEISTWFSRHVGMSCRLVYFPEENARQVDLKYSPAGNHVSLADAYPLLIIGQSSLDDLNQRMQAPLPMNRFRPNLVFTGGEPYEEDTWRDFAVGTTRFVGVKPCARCALPTINQDTAEKGQEPTRTLATYRRSENKILFGQNVLTVEPAIVTVGEAITLQ; this comes from the coding sequence ATGAGCCGTCTGACGCTGAGCGAAATCTGGATCTACCCCATCAAATCACTGGGAGGCATCTCGTTGACACAGGCACGCGTCATGAAAAAGGGTCTGCAATACGACCGTCGCTGGATGCTTGTGGACGACGCGGGTGTATTTCTCACACAACGCGTGCATCCCATTATGGCCCTCTTCAAGACATCGATCGACGACACGAATCTCACCGTGCGGTTTCAGGAACACACGCTACAACTAAGCTTAGCACCCACCTACGATCCCAATCCCCTCACGGTGACGATTTGGGATGACACGGTCACCGCCCATGAGGTGAACCCGGAAATCAGCACCTGGTTTTCCCGTCACGTGGGCATGTCGTGTAGGCTGGTGTATTTCCCGGAGGAGAATGCCCGGCAGGTAGACCTCAAGTATAGCCCAGCGGGCAACCACGTGAGCCTGGCCGACGCCTATCCCCTGCTCATCATTGGCCAAAGCTCACTGGACGACCTAAACCAGCGCATGCAGGCGCCCCTGCCCATGAACCGGTTCCGTCCCAACCTGGTATTTACGGGGGGCGAACCCTACGAGGAAGACACCTGGCGCGACTTTGCTGTGGGCACCACCCGGTTTGTTGGCGTAAAGCCCTGTGCCCGTTGTGCGCTGCCGACCATCAACCAAGACACGGCCGAAAAAGGTCAGGAGCCCACGCGCACGCTGGCCACCTACCGGCGGAGCGAGAACAAGATCCTGTTTGGCCAAAACGTGCTTACCGTAGAACCCGCCATCGTCACCGTTGGTGAGGCCATTACCCTCCAATAA
- a CDS encoding c-type cytochrome produces MRKNKLEEQSRDAKRPASILRLCFFAAQTALFLSCTPSKTDTSKALPEGSPKFQQYYVHGEELYLRYCSNCHQKNGTGLARLYPPVATSDYVDKNKDAVICLIRNGKSGPVTVNGVSFNKVMQPIPALTDIEIAEIATYLYNTWNRNEGIVEVQHVSKVLTSCDTIPQ; encoded by the coding sequence ATGAGAAAAAATAAACTCGAAGAACAAAGCAGAGATGCAAAGCGCCCTGCGTCAATTTTGCGTCTCTGCTTCTTTGCGGCCCAAACAGCACTTTTCCTATCCTGCACGCCCTCAAAAACCGACACGTCAAAAGCCCTCCCCGAAGGCTCCCCAAAATTCCAACAATACTACGTTCACGGAGAGGAGCTATACTTGCGGTACTGCAGCAACTGCCATCAAAAAAATGGAACCGGACTCGCCCGCCTCTATCCCCCGGTGGCTACGTCGGATTACGTAGACAAAAACAAAGACGCCGTGATCTGCCTGATCCGCAATGGAAAAAGCGGCCCCGTCACCGTGAACGGCGTAAGCTTTAATAAAGTGATGCAACCCATCCCAGCCCTCACCGACATCGAGATCGCCGAGATCGCCACGTATCTTTATAACACCTGGAATCGCAACGAAGGCATCGTAGAAGTACAACACGTTTCGAAAGTCTTAACTTCGTGCGACACCATCCCCCAATGA
- a CDS encoding DJ-1/PfpI family protein, whose translation MKTLLLFLFGCLALSAGAQTKTNPKDMAYFCPLCNSDCDNLVFDKPGTCSHCGMTLVQQTFADRKTEVSQKPLTVCFYLQDGVEVLDFAGPMEVFSYAGFHVFTVSKTKDPIVSQGILKIIPDYSLQDAPPADILATFGGNASQGFDESVVAWIKSREKATSYFFSVCTGAFAFGKAGLLDDKTATTFHLSIDALQKSFPKAKVLSDVRFVDNGNLITTAGISAGIDGALHLVAKLKGEAAAKAAAQYMEYDKWVPKEGLVLSNAKK comes from the coding sequence ATGAAAACTCTCCTCCTGTTTCTTTTTGGTTGCCTTGCGCTCAGTGCCGGGGCTCAAACCAAAACCAACCCCAAAGACATGGCCTATTTCTGTCCGCTTTGCAACAGCGACTGCGACAACCTCGTGTTTGACAAACCTGGCACCTGCTCGCACTGCGGCATGACCCTGGTTCAGCAAACCTTCGCCGACCGCAAGACCGAGGTTTCTCAAAAGCCCCTGACGGTTTGTTTCTATTTGCAAGACGGGGTGGAAGTGCTGGACTTCGCGGGACCGATGGAAGTATTTTCCTACGCAGGCTTTCATGTGTTCACTGTATCGAAAACAAAAGACCCCATCGTTTCGCAGGGCATCTTAAAGATCATCCCCGACTACAGCCTGCAGGATGCACCCCCGGCCGACATACTCGCCACGTTCGGAGGCAACGCATCACAAGGATTTGATGAGTCGGTGGTTGCCTGGATCAAGTCGCGCGAGAAAGCGACTTCCTATTTCTTCTCTGTATGCACCGGTGCCTTTGCGTTTGGCAAAGCTGGTCTCCTGGATGACAAGACGGCCACCACTTTCCATCTTAGCATCGATGCCCTGCAGAAGTCTTTCCCAAAGGCAAAAGTATTGTCGGACGTTCGTTTTGTCGACAATGGCAACCTGATCACAACGGCAGGCATATCCGCCGGAATTGACGGCGCCCTCCATTTGGTAGCCAAACTGAAAGGCGAAGCGGCCGCAAAAGCAGCGGCACAATACATGGAGTACGATAAGTGGGTACCGAAAGAAGGGCTGGTTCTTTCCAACGCAAAAAAATAA
- a CDS encoding Crp/Fnr family transcriptional regulator: MTNSSALWYFESTNLYNILCPHKVKRMADNHEFVTYKRSQFIYMPDDSATHIYMIVKGRVRIGHYLDSGEEVISAILTNGEIFGELALAGEDKRKDFAQASDETVICPLTINDLQALMYENRELSFKILKLIGLRIMKLERKLELLVFKDARTRIVEFLKDTAAWKGKKVGYETLIPTQLTHKDIACLTGTSRQTVTTILNDLKESNLINFDRKRILIRDLESLK; the protein is encoded by the coding sequence ATGACAAATTCGTCCGCCCTTTGGTATTTTGAAAGCACCAATCTTTACAACATTCTATGTCCCCACAAAGTGAAGCGCATGGCCGACAACCATGAGTTCGTCACCTACAAACGGTCGCAGTTTATTTACATGCCCGACGATTCGGCCACACACATTTACATGATCGTAAAGGGTCGTGTAAGGATCGGCCACTATCTGGATTCGGGCGAAGAAGTGATCAGCGCCATCCTGACAAACGGCGAGATCTTTGGCGAACTGGCCCTGGCCGGGGAGGACAAACGCAAGGACTTTGCGCAGGCGTCGGACGAAACCGTGATTTGTCCCCTCACCATCAACGATCTTCAGGCCCTCATGTACGAGAATCGCGAACTGAGCTTCAAGATCCTGAAGCTCATCGGCCTCCGCATCATGAAACTGGAGCGCAAACTCGAACTGCTGGTCTTCAAGGATGCCCGCACCCGCATCGTCGAATTCCTGAAAGACACCGCCGCATGGAAGGGCAAAAAAGTCGGCTACGAAACGCTCATCCCAACGCAACTGACGCACAAGGACATTGCGTGTCTCACGGGCACGTCGCGCCAAACGGTGACGACGATCTTAAATGATCTCAAGGAAAGCAATCTGATCAACTTCGACAGAAAACGAATTTTAATCCGGGACCTGGAGAGTTTGAAATAG
- a CDS encoding DinB family protein translates to MSITDTLRHQYALALSARAALFTYCEDLSTEDFVQQIPSFGHGSIRHLLVHVANVYQYWIGHNALQQKQPFFKADDVVTMLDIPPLYRQVDKMMEVFFTQFDGRWNDVLTIPIQSRQKEIVSTALAIFTHVATHEFHHKGQVLSMSRHLGYTPVDTDLIRF, encoded by the coding sequence ATGAGCATCACCGACACCCTCCGCCACCAATATGCGCTTGCCCTCAGCGCACGAGCCGCGTTGTTCACCTACTGTGAGGATTTATCGACCGAAGATTTTGTTCAGCAGATTCCCAGCTTTGGTCATGGAAGCATCCGCCATTTGCTGGTGCATGTCGCCAATGTCTATCAGTATTGGATCGGCCACAATGCCCTTCAGCAAAAGCAGCCTTTTTTTAAAGCAGACGACGTGGTCACGATGCTGGACATTCCGCCGCTCTATCGGCAAGTTGACAAAATGATGGAGGTGTTCTTCACCCAGTTTGACGGGCGTTGGAACGATGTATTGACCATCCCTATCCAAAGCCGCCAAAAAGAGATTGTTTCCACCGCTCTGGCCATCTTCACGCACGTGGCCACCCATGAATTTCATCACAAAGGGCAGGTGCTTTCCATGAGTCGTCACCTGGGCTACACGCCGGTGGATACGGATTTGATCCGCTTCTAA
- a CDS encoding SCO family protein produces MNNRTFSSTWLAAGFALLTGCVLLASCAKKEEPPLPIFGEREVEGKDTVYHTIADFKFVDQDSATITNDTFKDKIYVADFFFTSCRTICPIMKTQMLRVYDSIQHDPQVRLLSHTIDPKYDTVGLLHDYADRLGVKSDIWHFVTGKQEDIYKIAQTGYFATAMEDKGEVDGFIHSGAFLLIDKERRIRGKYDGTKEDDVNRLMGDIARLEKEYEKK; encoded by the coding sequence ATGAATAACAGGACTTTCTCATCGACGTGGCTGGCGGCAGGTTTTGCCCTGCTGACAGGCTGCGTGTTGTTGGCTTCGTGTGCAAAAAAAGAAGAACCACCGCTGCCCATTTTTGGAGAACGTGAAGTGGAGGGCAAGGATACCGTCTATCACACCATCGCCGATTTTAAATTTGTGGACCAGGACAGCGCCACCATCACCAACGACACCTTCAAGGACAAGATCTATGTAGCCGATTTCTTCTTTACCTCTTGCCGCACCATCTGCCCCATCATGAAAACACAAATGCTGCGCGTGTACGACTCCATTCAACATGATCCGCAGGTAAGACTACTTTCTCACACCATCGATCCGAAATACGACACCGTTGGATTGCTGCATGACTACGCTGACCGCCTCGGTGTGAAAAGCGACATCTGGCACTTCGTTACCGGTAAACAAGAAGACATTTACAAGATTGCTCAAACCGGCTACTTTGCCACCGCCATGGAAGACAAAGGCGAAGTGGATGGCTTCATCCACAGTGGCGCATTCCTGCTGATCGACAAAGAACGCCGCATCCGCGGAAAGTACGACGGAACAAAAGAAGACGATGTAAACCGCTTGATGGGAGACATCGCGCGCCTGGAAAAGGAATATGAGAAAAAATAA